One part of the Nostoc sp. PCC 7120 = FACHB-418 genome encodes these proteins:
- the gmk gene encoding guanylate kinase → MMQVLSIQNCATTKENPLSGKLIILTGPSGVGKGTLMRSLLQRHPELYYSVSATTRPPRPGEVNGESYYFVSRSKFEELIAQGEFLESAEFAGNYYGTPREAVLNQVQSGKLVVLEIELAGARQIRTSFPEALSIFILPPSFEELENRIRGRGQDSEEAIARRLQRAKEEIQAADEFDIQIVNDDFEAALQAIEVALFG, encoded by the coding sequence ATGATGCAAGTTTTATCCATCCAGAATTGTGCTACTACCAAAGAAAATCCGTTGTCAGGCAAGCTGATTATTTTAACCGGGCCTAGTGGGGTCGGTAAAGGTACTTTAATGCGATCGCTCCTTCAGCGTCATCCGGAACTTTATTACTCTGTATCTGCAACAACCCGTCCTCCCCGTCCTGGGGAAGTAAATGGCGAAAGCTATTACTTTGTTAGCCGCAGTAAGTTTGAAGAATTAATTGCTCAAGGTGAATTTCTTGAATCGGCAGAATTTGCGGGTAATTATTATGGCACTCCTCGTGAAGCCGTACTGAACCAAGTTCAATCTGGTAAGTTAGTTGTGCTGGAAATTGAATTAGCAGGAGCAAGACAAATCCGTACCTCTTTCCCTGAAGCTCTGAGTATTTTTATTCTGCCGCCTTCCTTTGAAGAGTTGGAAAACCGAATTCGGGGGCGTGGACAGGACTCAGAGGAAGCGATCGCCCGTCGCTTACAACGTGCCAAAGAAGAGATTCAAGCTGCGGATGAATTTGATATTCAAATTGTGAATGACGATTTTGAAGCCGCACTCCAGGCGATCGAAGTAGCCTTATTTGGATAA
- a CDS encoding alpha/beta fold hydrolase, whose translation MATIEILGFPHAYELTAPTSCPDALVFIHGWLNSRGYWQPVISRLSVDFQCLSYDLRGFGESQSQLATDFHRGSSSASLSAQSLEDINLSFDSLYTPAAYGQDLAALLEQLNITSAWLVGHSLGGTIALWAAAQIPQQIKGVICINAGGGIYLKEAFEQFRVAGQRFLQVRPRWLSQVPLIDLLFTRASVSRPLDRQWARQRVIDFVVADPEAALGALLDSTTEDEVNRLPKLVSQLKQPVYFLAGTDDKVMEPKYVRHLASFHPLFQYCGDNVIEIPDCGHLAMLEQPDAVASHIKSLVIGNW comes from the coding sequence ATGGCAACTATTGAAATCTTAGGCTTTCCCCACGCCTATGAGCTGACAGCTCCTACATCATGCCCAGATGCTTTAGTATTCATTCACGGTTGGCTTAATAGCCGTGGATACTGGCAACCTGTGATTTCTCGCTTGTCAGTTGATTTTCAGTGTCTGTCTTATGATTTACGGGGCTTCGGAGAGTCTCAGTCACAGCTAGCAACTGATTTTCATCGGGGATCAAGTTCTGCCAGTTTATCTGCTCAGTCTCTTGAGGATATTAATTTATCTTTTGATTCTCTCTATACACCAGCAGCTTATGGTCAAGATTTGGCAGCCCTGTTGGAACAGCTAAATATTACCAGTGCTTGGCTTGTTGGTCATTCATTGGGAGGTACCATCGCTCTATGGGCGGCGGCTCAAATTCCCCAACAAATTAAGGGTGTCATTTGTATTAACGCAGGTGGCGGTATTTACCTAAAAGAAGCGTTTGAACAGTTCCGTGTAGCAGGGCAACGTTTTTTACAAGTCCGTCCGCGTTGGTTGTCCCAAGTACCTCTAATTGACTTATTATTCACCAGAGCTAGTGTATCTCGTCCCTTGGATCGTCAGTGGGCGCGTCAGCGTGTAATAGATTTTGTTGTAGCTGACCCTGAAGCAGCTTTAGGTGCTTTGCTAGATTCCACAACAGAGGATGAAGTTAACCGATTACCAAAGTTAGTATCTCAGTTAAAGCAGCCAGTTTATTTTCTGGCTGGCACTGATGATAAGGTGATGGAACCCAAGTATGTTCGCCACTTAGCAAGTTTTCATCCACTTTTCCAATACTGTGGTGATAACGTGATTGAAATTCCTGATTGTGGACATTTAGCAATGTTAGAACAGCCAGATGCAGTTGCTAGTCATATTAAGTCATTGGTAATTGGTAATTGGTAA
- a CDS encoding GNAT family N-acetyltransferase translates to MGFWKTWFSTPESATSRTQPLEEHTVDATGNSNPKSDASAATRNAERIVFSTERDIDLYELEELCDAVGWSRRPLRKVKKAIEHSFLVATMWQVRGNQRRLIGFARATSDHAFNATIWDVVVHPDFQGKGLGKALMKYVLKKLRSEEISNVTLFADPHVVDFYRTMGFMPDPEGIKGMFWYPH, encoded by the coding sequence ATGGGTTTTTGGAAAACTTGGTTTAGTACTCCTGAATCTGCGACAAGTAGAACACAACCTCTTGAAGAACATACAGTAGACGCTACGGGCAACTCTAATCCGAAAAGCGACGCTTCGGCAGCTACAAGAAATGCGGAACGTATCGTTTTTAGCACCGAGCGAGATATTGATCTGTATGAACTCGAAGAACTTTGTGATGCTGTAGGTTGGTCACGTCGTCCCTTAAGAAAAGTAAAGAAAGCCATTGAGCATAGTTTTCTCGTAGCCACAATGTGGCAAGTGCGAGGAAACCAAAGGCGGCTGATTGGTTTTGCCCGTGCTACCTCAGACCACGCTTTTAATGCCACTATTTGGGATGTGGTAGTTCACCCAGATTTTCAAGGTAAAGGACTGGGTAAAGCTTTGATGAAGTATGTACTTAAAAAACTCAGGAGTGAAGAAATTAGTAATGTGACCCTTTTTGCTGATCCTCATGTTGTAGACTTCTACAGGACTATGGGTTTTATGCCAGATCCGGAAGGCATCAAAGGTATGTTTTGGTATCCTCATTAA
- a CDS encoding transglutaminase TgpA family protein, which produces MFKLTRMNQFWRLPVSLDWGQNQQGSPLMEVENSISLRVLVLALVIIGIVAMDIAAGTAFSFWAIPISVVGTIWGYYHRRKPNIPIKFCIAIGMLMALGAFFGRLFGELNDTRLALAELLIQLQVLHSFDVPRRKDLGYSIVIGLILLGVAATLSQTLAFAPVLLLFLAIAIPTLVINYRSQLGLGNSKIKSQKSKETKLSSGLPTYFLLFGVVVGLGLVVFALLPRFPGYQLRTFPVSSPIEVNQSFTGRSIINPGYVRQGNADNQGNGRGENEQTGNGQPGKVDDSFYYGFNNQINQNLRGEMKPKVVMRVRSQAEGFWRVLAFDRYTGKGWDISRNDDVTTLRRSPWSYQIYLSPPPISGKTREVVQTYTVVSDLPNLIPAMSYPREVYFPTPMIAVDKEGGLRAPVGLSEDLTYTVISDVPYRDRTLLGKATNDYPLNIKNYYLQIPPEIASKVKQRTEEILANYNQKQVGQSEKALTSSYEKALYLAQYLKQNYSIPENPLGLPYLSEQEDLVEAFLFKYKGGYPDHFSTVLTVMLRSIGIPARLVAGFSAGEFNPFTGMYVVRNTDAYAMTEVYFPKYGWFTFDPIPNHPLIPPSVEDVQTFSVLRQFWQWVAGWLPTPVTGLFNTIFGTLFSWIGRAITWFITLFTQGWFGVLTGLLVGTTTAFLGWLGWTQWREWRNHRRLRQLPPMESLYQQMLQWTAKKGLGKHPAQTPLEYAQVAYHHHGSTTAQVIDEICQAYVGWRYGGQKPNLNQLRQRWEEIKKVGGDRVNSSL; this is translated from the coding sequence ATGTTTAAATTAACCAGGATGAATCAATTTTGGCGTTTACCTGTAAGTCTTGATTGGGGACAAAATCAGCAAGGTTCGCCTTTGATGGAAGTAGAAAATTCCATTTCGCTGCGGGTACTAGTGCTAGCGTTGGTAATTATTGGAATTGTGGCTATGGATATTGCCGCAGGGACTGCATTCAGTTTCTGGGCAATACCCATAAGTGTAGTTGGGACAATTTGGGGTTATTATCATCGCCGCAAACCTAATATTCCCATCAAATTTTGCATTGCTATTGGAATGTTAATGGCACTGGGGGCTTTCTTTGGGCGATTATTTGGCGAATTGAACGATACGCGGTTGGCTTTAGCAGAATTGCTAATTCAATTACAAGTCCTCCACAGTTTTGATGTACCTCGTCGCAAAGACTTGGGTTATTCAATTGTGATTGGGTTGATTTTGTTGGGTGTGGCCGCAACATTAAGCCAAACTCTGGCATTCGCACCTGTTTTATTGTTGTTTTTAGCGATCGCCATTCCCACTTTAGTTATCAATTACCGTTCCCAATTAGGGTTGGGGAATTCAAAAATCAAAAGTCAAAAGTCAAAAGAAACTAAATTATCCTCTGGGTTACCTACTTATTTTTTATTGTTTGGTGTAGTTGTTGGGTTAGGATTGGTAGTCTTTGCCTTATTACCACGATTCCCTGGCTATCAACTGCGGACTTTTCCTGTGAGTTCGCCTATCGAAGTCAACCAAAGTTTTACTGGCCGCAGCATTATTAATCCTGGTTATGTCCGTCAAGGTAATGCTGACAATCAAGGTAATGGTCGTGGTGAAAATGAACAAACTGGCAATGGTCAACCAGGAAAGGTAGATGATAGCTTCTACTACGGATTCAATAACCAGATCAACCAAAACCTGCGGGGAGAGATGAAACCCAAGGTAGTGATGCGAGTGCGATCGCAAGCTGAGGGATTTTGGCGAGTTTTGGCGTTTGACCGTTACACAGGTAAGGGTTGGGATATTTCCCGCAATGATGATGTGACAACCCTGAGGCGATCGCCTTGGTCTTATCAAATATATTTATCACCACCACCAATATCTGGCAAAACTAGGGAAGTAGTGCAGACTTACACTGTAGTGTCGGATTTGCCTAACCTGATTCCCGCTATGTCTTATCCCAGGGAAGTTTACTTTCCCACACCGATGATTGCTGTTGATAAAGAAGGTGGGTTACGCGCACCTGTAGGTTTATCTGAAGATTTGACCTATACAGTTATTTCCGACGTTCCTTACCGCGATCGCACTTTATTGGGGAAAGCTACTAACGATTATCCCCTGAATATCAAAAATTATTATCTACAAATACCCCCAGAAATTGCCTCCAAAGTTAAGCAACGCACCGAAGAAATCTTAGCTAACTACAACCAAAAACAGGTCGGACAATCTGAAAAAGCTTTAACTTCCAGCTACGAAAAAGCTCTTTATTTAGCGCAATATCTCAAACAAAACTATTCCATTCCCGAAAATCCTTTAGGATTGCCATATTTGAGTGAGCAGGAAGATTTAGTAGAAGCGTTTCTGTTCAAATATAAGGGTGGTTATCCAGATCACTTCTCCACAGTTCTGACGGTAATGCTACGGTCTATTGGTATCCCAGCACGATTAGTGGCTGGGTTCAGTGCGGGGGAATTCAATCCATTTACGGGAATGTATGTTGTACGTAACACTGATGCTTACGCAATGACAGAAGTGTATTTCCCTAAATATGGTTGGTTTACTTTTGACCCAATTCCCAATCATCCCTTGATTCCGCCTTCAGTTGAAGATGTGCAAACCTTTAGCGTATTGCGGCAATTTTGGCAGTGGGTGGCTGGATGGTTGCCTACTCCGGTGACAGGTTTGTTTAATACCATATTTGGGACATTATTTAGTTGGATTGGTAGGGCGATCACTTGGTTTATTACTCTGTTTACTCAAGGTTGGTTTGGTGTATTAACTGGCTTGCTTGTGGGAACAACCACAGCTTTCCTTGGTTGGTTAGGTTGGACACAGTGGAGAGAATGGCGTAACCATCGCCGATTACGTCAACTACCACCAATGGAAAGCCTTTATCAACAAATGCTGCAATGGACAGCTAAAAAAGGTTTGGGTAAACATCCAGCCCAAACACCCTTAGAGTATGCCCAAGTAGCCTATCACCATCATGGAAGTACTACGGCCCAAGTTATAGATGAGATTTGTCAAGCTTATGTTGGCTGGCGGTATGGTGGTCAAAAGCCTAACCTAAATCAACTACGACAAAGATGGGAAGAGATAAAAAAGGTGGGTGGCGATCGGGTAAATAGTAGCCTGTAG
- the remA gene encoding extracellular matrix/biofilm regulator RemA, which translates to MEIQLINIGFGNIVSANRVVAIVSPESAPIKRIITDARDKNQLIDATYGRRTRAVIITDSSHVILSAIQPETVANRFVISREHQSVEN; encoded by the coding sequence ATGGAAATACAATTAATTAATATCGGTTTTGGCAACATTGTATCTGCTAACCGAGTAGTTGCCATTGTTAGTCCGGAATCAGCACCTATCAAGCGGATCATCACCGATGCTAGGGACAAAAATCAGTTAATTGATGCGACTTATGGTCGCAGAACCAGAGCTGTAATTATCACTGATTCCAGCCACGTAATTTTGTCGGCGATTCAACCGGAAACGGTAGCAAATCGGTTCGTCATTTCCCGTGAGCATCAGAGTGTAGAAAATTAG
- the tsaD gene encoding tRNA (adenosine(37)-N6)-threonylcarbamoyltransferase complex transferase subunit TsaD: protein MTTVLAIETSCDETAVAIVNNRQVLSSIIASQISVHQQYGGVVPEVASRAHLETINGAIAQAMDQAQLGWDKIDAIAATCAPGLVGALLVGLTAAKTLAILHNKPFLGVHHLEGHIYATYLSEPTLDPPFLSLLVSGGHTSLIYVKECGRYESLGETRDDAAGEAFDKVARLLKLGYPGGPVIDKLAQTGNPQAFALPEGKVSLPGGGYHPYDGSFSGLKTAVLRLVQQLEKDGDSLPLEDIAASFQATVAKALTKRAIACALDYGLDTIAVGGGVAANSGLRQHLQAATAANNLRVLFPPLKFCTDNAAMIACAAVDHLSRGHTSPITLGVESRLSLSQVMKLYQ from the coding sequence ATGACAACTGTTTTAGCAATCGAAACCAGCTGTGATGAAACTGCCGTGGCAATTGTAAACAATCGTCAAGTTTTGAGTAGTATCATAGCCTCGCAAATTTCCGTCCATCAGCAGTATGGTGGGGTAGTACCTGAAGTAGCCTCACGAGCGCACTTGGAAACGATAAATGGCGCGATCGCCCAAGCGATGGATCAAGCTCAACTAGGTTGGGATAAAATCGATGCGATCGCCGCCACTTGTGCGCCTGGACTTGTAGGCGCGCTGTTAGTGGGGCTGACTGCTGCCAAAACTTTAGCAATCTTACACAACAAACCATTTTTGGGAGTTCACCACCTCGAAGGTCACATCTACGCGACTTATTTGAGTGAGCCAACTTTAGATCCCCCTTTTCTTAGCTTACTGGTTTCTGGGGGACATACAAGCTTAATTTACGTTAAGGAATGTGGTAGGTATGAAAGTCTGGGTGAAACGCGTGATGATGCGGCTGGGGAAGCTTTTGACAAGGTAGCTAGGCTGTTAAAGCTAGGTTATCCTGGTGGCCCAGTCATTGATAAACTAGCGCAAACAGGGAATCCTCAAGCCTTTGCGTTGCCTGAAGGAAAAGTGTCCTTGCCTGGTGGGGGATATCATCCCTATGATGGCAGTTTTAGCGGCTTAAAGACGGCTGTACTTCGTCTAGTGCAGCAATTAGAGAAAGATGGCGATTCACTGCCTTTAGAGGACATTGCCGCTAGCTTTCAGGCGACCGTAGCCAAGGCATTAACCAAGAGAGCGATCGCCTGTGCTTTAGATTATGGTCTAGATACCATTGCCGTTGGTGGCGGGGTAGCCGCTAACAGTGGCTTGAGACAACACTTACAAGCAGCCACCGCCGCAAATAACCTCCGTGTCCTCTTCCCTCCGCTAAAATTCTGTACCGATAACGCCGCCATGATAGCCTGTGCAGCCGTAGACCACTTATCACGCGGACATACTTCCCCCATCACCTTAGGCGTGGAATCAAGGCTAAGTCTTAGCCAAGTGATGAAGTTATATCAGTAG
- the psaJ gene encoding photosystem I reaction center subunit IX has product MADKADQSSYLIKFISTAPVAATIWLTITAGILIEFNRFFPDLLFHPLP; this is encoded by the coding sequence ATGGCAGACAAAGCCGACCAATCTAGCTACCTGATTAAATTCATTTCCACAGCACCAGTTGCAGCTACTATCTGGCTGACAATCACGGCTGGGATTTTGATTGAATTCAATCGTTTTTTTCCAGACCTACTTTTCCATCCCTTACCATAA
- the murI gene encoding glutamate racemase, whose translation MYSSSSIEGNLYGFSAQEPQRAPIGVFDSGVGGLTVLRQIYRQLPNESVIYFGDTARLPYGIRSQAEILTFVRDILDWMQQQHVKMVVMACNTSSALALDIVREEYDFPILGVILPGAKAAVQQGKRIGVISTPATAKSNAYRQAIWEIDPNVEVWQVGCPEFVPLIEQNRIQDPYTTEVARAYLEPLIQQDIDTLVYGCTHYPLLAPVLRSLLPPQVKIIDPAVHVVTACTQELDLLGLSNTHPPLPTRFAVSGCPQQFSQSGVHWLGYTPLVEAVDFAGVPVSQLQQDLA comes from the coding sequence GTGTATTCATCTTCCAGCATTGAAGGTAATCTTTACGGTTTCTCAGCACAAGAACCTCAACGCGCCCCCATCGGCGTATTTGATAGTGGTGTAGGCGGGCTAACGGTACTGCGTCAAATCTATCGCCAACTACCCAATGAATCGGTAATATACTTTGGTGACACAGCTAGACTACCTTACGGTATCCGCTCGCAAGCGGAGATTTTAACGTTTGTGCGTGACATCCTTGACTGGATGCAGCAACAACACGTCAAAATGGTAGTCATGGCTTGCAATACTAGTTCTGCCCTCGCTTTAGATATCGTTCGTGAGGAATATGACTTTCCCATTCTTGGTGTCATCCTCCCTGGGGCTAAAGCCGCAGTACAGCAAGGTAAGCGTATTGGTGTAATTTCTACTCCAGCTACAGCCAAAAGTAATGCCTATCGTCAAGCAATTTGGGAAATAGACCCCAATGTCGAAGTCTGGCAAGTTGGTTGTCCGGAATTTGTTCCCCTAATTGAGCAAAACCGTATTCAAGACCCATACACCACAGAAGTAGCCAGGGCTTATTTAGAACCCCTAATTCAGCAAGATATTGATACTTTAGTTTATGGCTGTACCCATTATCCTTTGCTTGCGCCAGTACTGCGATCGCTACTCCCTCCCCAAGTCAAAATCATTGACCCTGCTGTTCACGTCGTCACAGCTTGTACCCAAGAATTAGACTTACTTGGACTAAGCAACACTCACCCACCATTACCAACGCGCTTTGCCGTTAGTGGTTGTCCCCAACAGTTTTCTCAATCAGGAGTACATTGGTTAGGTTACACCCCATTAGTTGAAGCCGTGGACTTTGCTGGCGTACCAGTTTCCCAACTTCAACAGGATTTGGCATAA
- a CDS encoding photosystem I reaction center subunit III has protein sequence MRRLFALILVICLSFSFAPPAKALGADLTPCAENPAFQALAKNARNTTADPQSGQKRFERYSQALCGPEGYPHLIVDGRLDRAGDFLIPSILFLYIAGWIGWVGRAYLQAIKKDSDTEQKEIQLDLGIALPIIATGFAWPAAAVKELLSGELTAKDSEITVSPR, from the coding sequence ATGCGTCGATTGTTTGCTTTGATTTTAGTGATTTGTCTGTCATTCAGTTTCGCTCCCCCAGCCAAAGCCTTGGGAGCTGATCTGACACCTTGTGCAGAAAATCCCGCATTTCAAGCACTGGCAAAAAATGCCCGCAATACTACAGCAGACCCCCAATCAGGACAAAAACGTTTTGAGCGTTATTCTCAAGCGCTTTGTGGTCCAGAAGGCTATCCTCACCTGATTGTTGATGGTCGTCTTGATCGTGCTGGTGATTTTCTAATTCCCAGCATTCTCTTCCTCTACATTGCCGGTTGGATCGGTTGGGTAGGTCGTGCTTACCTACAAGCGATCAAAAAGGACTCAGATACTGAACAAAAAGAGATCCAACTCGATTTGGGTATTGCACTACCCATTATCGCTACCGGCTTTGCTTGGCCAGCAGCCGCAGTTAAAGAACTTCTTTCTGGAGAATTAACTGCTAAGGACTCTGAAATTACTGTTTCTCCCCGCTAA
- the sds gene encoding solanesyl diphosphate synthase — MTPATSLFTPVEADLRILADNLKQLVGNRHPILFAAAEHLFGAGGKRIRPAIVLLISRATMLDQGITPRHRRLAEITEMIHTASLVHDDVVDESEVRRGVPTVHSLFGNRIAILAGDFLFAQSSWYLANLDNLQVVKLLSEVIMDLATGEIQQGLNRFDASISIETYIEKSYYKTASLVANSSKAAGLLSEVSPETAEHLYAYGRHLGIAFQIVDDILDFTSTTDTLGKPVGSDLKSGNLTAPVLFALAEKPYLEVLIEREFAQEGDLEQALELIQDSQGIQQSRELAAHHTKLAIEHLATLPPSESHQALIKIAEYAISRLY, encoded by the coding sequence ATGACCCCAGCCACCTCCCTGTTTACCCCTGTGGAAGCAGACCTGCGAATACTAGCAGATAACCTGAAACAGCTAGTTGGAAATCGCCACCCCATTTTGTTTGCAGCAGCCGAGCATCTATTCGGAGCTGGGGGAAAGCGTATAAGACCAGCGATCGTGCTGCTGATATCACGAGCAACAATGTTAGACCAAGGCATTACACCGCGTCACCGCCGCCTAGCCGAGATTACAGAAATGATTCACACGGCCAGCTTAGTCCATGACGACGTGGTAGACGAATCTGAAGTGCGACGAGGTGTCCCCACCGTTCATAGTTTGTTTGGCAATCGAATTGCAATTCTAGCAGGAGATTTTTTATTTGCTCAATCTTCCTGGTATTTAGCCAACTTGGATAATTTGCAAGTGGTGAAACTACTCTCAGAAGTCATTATGGATTTGGCTACTGGGGAAATTCAGCAGGGACTAAACCGCTTTGACGCGAGTATTTCCATTGAGACTTATATCGAGAAGAGCTATTACAAAACAGCATCTTTAGTTGCTAACAGTTCTAAAGCAGCTGGTTTATTGAGTGAAGTGTCTCCAGAAACTGCCGAACATCTTTACGCCTATGGTCGTCATTTAGGCATAGCATTTCAAATTGTTGATGACATTTTAGATTTTACTAGCACTACGGATACCCTTGGTAAACCAGTAGGGTCGGATCTAAAAAGCGGTAATCTCACAGCGCCGGTTTTATTTGCTCTAGCAGAAAAACCATACCTAGAGGTGTTGATTGAACGAGAGTTTGCCCAAGAAGGAGATTTAGAGCAAGCACTAGAACTCATACAAGATAGTCAAGGCATACAGCAGTCAAGAGAGTTAGCTGCTCACCACACCAAGTTAGCAATTGAGCATTTGGCAACTCTGCCACCCTCAGAATCTCACCAAGCACTGATCAAGATAGCTGAATATGCAATAAGCCGATTGTATTAG
- the hetZ gene encoding heterocyst differentiation protein HetZ — MNSAATATIPTANLLEENSFGTEVIFKLIYKELKQFTKASDQNCHDVANRITTEVYRICTESKRIQASGAVESSAMTLAKHRLQQCLRYYQQGSNRGRVELHSTLSAIIYRYINPPQRQLSYQGRLTIIEDFLQSFYLEALNAFRRENQLGPTYRPQTLLELAEYMAFTERYGKRRIPLPGRQQQLIILRAQTFSQQQPPETNVDIEQAAEGSSNDGDGTWEEPAVQRLRSAMATQPEPEPEEDTLRSVVITELMDYLEQKQQSDCADYFSLRLQDMSAQEIENVLGLTPRQRDYLQQRFKYHLIRFALLHRWELVHEWLEASLNTNLGLTPQQWEAYTAELDDKQRSLLDLKQQGQPDEKIAKTLGLSMAQLQKRWFKILEQAWEIRNSLVSGSSASTHE, encoded by the coding sequence ATGAATTCAGCCGCAACAGCAACTATTCCAACCGCAAATCTTCTGGAAGAAAACTCTTTTGGTACAGAGGTCATCTTCAAACTGATTTACAAAGAGCTAAAACAGTTTACCAAAGCTTCCGACCAGAATTGTCATGATGTAGCAAATCGTATCACTACAGAAGTATACCGAATTTGCACCGAAAGTAAACGGATTCAAGCTTCTGGTGCTGTAGAAAGTTCAGCCATGACCCTAGCCAAGCATCGGCTACAACAATGCTTGAGATATTATCAACAAGGTTCTAACCGAGGCAGAGTCGAACTACACAGTACACTCAGCGCTATTATTTATCGTTACATTAATCCCCCTCAGCGCCAATTAAGTTACCAAGGGCGACTGACTATCATAGAAGATTTCTTACAAAGTTTTTATTTAGAAGCATTAAACGCTTTCCGCCGCGAAAATCAACTCGGCCCTACCTACCGTCCCCAAACTCTTCTAGAGTTGGCAGAGTATATGGCATTTACCGAGCGCTATGGTAAGCGCCGGATTCCCTTACCAGGAAGACAACAACAGTTGATTATCCTGCGGGCGCAAACTTTCTCCCAACAGCAACCACCAGAAACCAACGTCGATATCGAACAAGCCGCCGAAGGTAGCTCTAATGATGGTGATGGTACATGGGAAGAACCAGCAGTACAGCGCTTACGCTCTGCAATGGCTACCCAACCAGAACCAGAACCAGAAGAAGACACCTTGCGTTCTGTAGTCATTACAGAATTAATGGACTATCTGGAGCAGAAACAACAATCTGACTGTGCTGATTACTTTTCTTTACGTCTTCAGGATATGTCAGCTCAAGAAATTGAGAACGTTTTAGGTTTAACTCCACGTCAGCGAGATTACTTACAGCAACGCTTCAAGTATCATTTGATTCGGTTTGCTTTGTTACATCGCTGGGAATTAGTCCACGAGTGGTTAGAAGCTTCCTTAAATACTAATTTGGGTTTGACTCCTCAACAATGGGAAGCTTACACAGCAGAGCTAGACGACAAACAAAGGTCTCTATTAGACTTGAAACAACAAGGTCAACCAGATGAAAAAATTGCCAAAACTTTAGGGTTATCAATGGCACAACTACAGAAACGGTGGTTTAAGATTTTAGAACAAGCTTGGGAAATTCGTAATTCCCTAGTGTCCGGATCAAGTGCATCCACTCATGAATAG
- a CDS encoding photosystem I reaction center protein subunit XI codes for MAQAVDASKNLPSDPRNREVVFPAGRDPQWGNLETPVNASPLVKWFINNLPAYRPGLTPFRRGLEVGMAHGYFLFGPFAKLGPLRDAANANLAGLLGAIGLVVLFTLALSLYANSNPPTALASVTVPNPPDAFQSKEGWNNFASAFLIGGIGGAVVAYFLTSNLALIQGLVG; via the coding sequence ATGGCGCAAGCAGTAGACGCATCAAAAAATCTCCCCAGTGACCCCAGAAATCGGGAAGTGGTTTTTCCAGCAGGACGCGATCCTCAATGGGGCAACCTAGAAACCCCGGTTAACGCTTCTCCCCTAGTCAAGTGGTTTATTAACAACCTACCCGCCTATCGCCCAGGTCTTACCCCTTTTAGACGTGGATTAGAAGTAGGTATGGCTCATGGTTACTTTCTTTTTGGCCCCTTTGCCAAATTAGGTCCACTGAGGGATGCAGCTAATGCTAACTTAGCCGGGTTGTTAGGTGCTATAGGTTTGGTGGTGCTTTTCACTCTCGCTCTATCTTTGTACGCTAATAGCAATCCACCCACAGCTCTTGCTAGTGTTACTGTACCCAATCCTCCTGATGCTTTCCAATCTAAAGAAGGCTGGAACAACTTTGCCAGTGCTTTCTTAATTGGTGGTATTGGTGGTGCAGTAGTCGCTTACTTTTTGACTAGTAATCTTGCTTTAATTCAAGGTCTAGTAGGCTAA